In Malaclemys terrapin pileata isolate rMalTer1 chromosome 11, rMalTer1.hap1, whole genome shotgun sequence, a single genomic region encodes these proteins:
- the C11H2orf66 gene encoding uncharacterized protein C2orf66 homolog, translating into MLAFMCQWCMFYRTHIVLFFSPCHVQPAHLSSMWKVALLVLGTLLTLRGLAKGAPLRPEEKWKPLDNPRNRDLFFRTLQGYFSGRGLDLRKFLDTFSMNNDRPRPVAIYSAPTASAFADYEEKKKLFQNYFKG; encoded by the exons ATGCTTGCTTTCATGTGTCAATGGTGCATGTTTTATAGAACTCATATAGTCTTGTTCTTTTCCCCCTGTCATGTGCAGCCTGCTCATCTCTCCAGCATGTGGAAAGTGGCACTTCTGGTTCTGGGTACTCTACTTACTTTGAGGGGGTTGGCAAAGGGGGCTCCGCTGAGGCCAGAAGAAAAATGGAAACCTCTGGACAATCCCAGAAACCGAGATCTG TTTTTCAGAACACTCCAGGGTTATTTTTCGGGAAGAGGTCTTGATCTGAGAAAGTTCCTAGATACTTTCTCCATGAATAATGACAGACCCAGGCCTGTAGCTATCTACTCGGCTCCCACTGCTTCTGCATTTGCAGattatgaagaaaagaaaaaattatttcagaacTACTTCAAAGGCTGA